A stretch of the Musa acuminata AAA Group cultivar baxijiao chromosome BXJ2-7, Cavendish_Baxijiao_AAA, whole genome shotgun sequence genome encodes the following:
- the LOC135617549 gene encoding uncharacterized protein At1g66480-like, which yields MGNSLSGKKRMIKVMKIDGTTLKPKPPARAADVLRDYPGYNLLESEEVKRLGHRARPLDSHAHLETGKLYFLVELPRAPDHQRGPRRVWSGELQVSAKERLESLMLARRAMSDLSSVGRSSNVEAEENMDESIRLKMRLPKAEVEKLMQDSRNAIEAAEKIMNLCAMTDGGAPTTTTQLPVPAVGTGRKEKRARFAAAPVEIIA from the exons ATGGGTAATAGCTTGAGCGGAAAGAAGCGAATGATAAAGGTAATGAAAATAGATGGCACCACCTTGAAGCCGAAGCCTCCAGCTCGGGCCGCGGACGTGCTCCGAGACTACCCGGGCTACAACCTCCTCGAGTCGGAGGAGGTGAAGCGGCTCGGCCACCGAGCCCGGCCGCTTGACTCTCATGCTCACCTAGAGACGGGGAAGCTCTACTTTCTTGTAGAGCTCCCGCGGGCACCCGATCATCAAAGAGGTCCGCGTAGGGTTTGGTCCGGGGAGCTGCAGGTGAGCGCCAAGGAGCGGCTGGAGAGCCTCATGCTCGCCCGTCGAGCCATGTCAGACTTGTCCTCGGTCGGCCGCAGCTCGAATGTCGAGGCGGAGGAGAACATGGATGAGTCGATCCGCCTTAAGATGAGGCTTCCCAAGGCCGAAGTGGAGAAGCTGATGCAGGACAGCAGGAATGCGATTGAGGCGGCTGAGAAGATTATGAACCTGTGCGCCATGACGGACGGTGGTGCCCCAACGACGACGACACAGCTGCCGGTACCGGCAGTAGGAACTGGACGAAAGGAG AAGCGAGCGAGGTTTGCAGCGGCGCCGGTTGAGATCATCGCCTAA